GGCAGCTCACAAGATGAGTACTACAGCCAACcaagaattgaaatgaaaagatCTATATTCACATGAGAAGCCTTGCTTGGATGGCAAGTTACCTGTAAAAAAGTGAGTCGACTTTCACTTCATGGCAAATGCAACAATTTCCTTTCTTTGGTAATCCATTTGCCGACCTCTTCCTCTCCGCTTGACCTGTAACATACATAATAGTGTACTGTCAAGAAACTGATTGAAAATAAGGAGTAATGCAGAAACTATGCAGCCACTCACAGGTTTATTCTCGCTATAGCTTTGAAAGAGTACTTAAAACTGTCCTAAAAGaccaaaataaatattaaaagtcAAAACAAGTATAAGAGCAAGGATGTTTTTAGATACCCTTTCAGTGGATGCATTTGTGCAAATTATGATATTCATTTTAAATTGATCTGAGGCCCCAAATTAAGAGAAACATACAAGAAGTACAGCACGAACCTGAATGAACTTCCTGCTTCATGGATTGCTGCATTACCAGTTGCATGTCTACACAGCTCTTTATTACTTTTCGTAGCTCCGACATCTCACGATAGAGTTTCTCCATCTGCCCTCTCATGTCATAAATGAATTCCATTTCCTGAAAGTTCGGCAGAGTTAACTTAGATTCTATACTGACCAGTAACTTAAGAACTCAAAGTTAATGTAACTGCAGAGGGGAAAAAGTTAAACTCACCATTGAAGGATGATAGGGGGAAGAGACGTGGTGATGATTTTGATGGTATGATAGAGATGGTGATTGTGAACCTTGCCGACTATTTGGATAGTAAGAATGAGATGGAAAATGTCGGGGTGGAGATGTAGAAGCAGCTCGACCAAAATTATCTCCCACTTCAATATCTTGATAGCTCCACGATGTCATATGAGATGGCGATGGCTGCAATGATGTGCACTGGTAAAAATCATCACTCGCTTCTTGATATTGAGCACTAATTAGACTCCTTTCTTCTCCTCCTTTATCGTCATCACCTtcctcatcatcatcttcttcctcatcatcatcttcttctgtCATGTTCTGATCTTCTTGGTGTTTTTGTTCTTGCACTTGTTGTTCTTCTTGACTGCCTGCCGGCTGCaattcttgttgttgttgattttGGTGATGCTGTTGTAAGAAAGACACCAATGGATTTGTCCTATCGTGGTTAATGTCATTGTCTTCTCCTTCTTGACTGCCATCTGGTTGCGCTTGTATTTCTAAGCGAGATACCATCAACCTGTCTATTCTGTCTCGGAAATCACTAGCAAGAAAATTTGATACTGTACTTCTGCATAGATCAATGTGAAATTCATATGAGTATAACATAGACATGTGGTTGTCCAATTATGGAAGTTTACAACTGAaccaaaacaagaaaagtagaAGCAATGCTGCTGTACCTTTCGATAAGTTGGCGTATCTCTCCTTTACCTGAGTTGGAGTTAAGCATCTCTTGGTACCATGCCTTCCTCAGGTCTTCCCAGTAGCTACGTGGGCGAGAAATCTCATTGATCCAGTCATAAGTATAATCTCCATAGTACTGGTAATCATCCTCTAGTTGTTCTTCTATCTCCTTCTCATGCCAACCAACCAAGGATGTGGTTGCATCTGCGGTTTCTTGCACATCAAGGTTTCTAGCCTCCGAACTTGTTCCTTGCCAGATAACTTCTGAACCCGGGCTAGCTTCTTCATGAAGATATTCACTAGTATGAGGCAAGTTGTTTCTGGCCTCTGAACTTGTTCCTTGCAAGGTGACTTTTGAGCTTGGGCTGGCTTCTTCGTGAAGATCTTCACTAGCATGAGGCGAGTTTTTTCTAGCCATTGGACTTGTTCCTTGCAAGATGACTTCTAAACTTGGGCTCGCTTCTTCATGAAGATCTTCACTACCATGAGGCGAGGTACTCCTAGCCATTGGACTTGTTCCCTGCAAGGTGACTTTTAAACTCGGGCTGGCTTCTTCACGAAGATCTTCGCTAGCATGAGGCGTGGTGTTCCTAGCCATTGGACTCGATCCTTGAGAAGTGACCTTCAAACTCAGGCTGGCTTCATCACGAAGATCTTCACTAGCAGCTAGCAAATTGTTTGTAGCCACTGAACTTGTTCCTTCCGAGGTGACTTTTGAGCTTGGGCTAGCTTCCTCACGAAGATCTTTACTAGCATCCGTTGAGGTATTTGTAGCCACTGAGCTTGTTTCTTGACAAGTGACTTTAGAACTCATGCTAACTACTTCACGAAGATCATTACTAGCACACGGCAATGGAGTCTGCACCCATGTTGCATTCTTCTGCTCAGTTATATCAATGTTACAACTAGGAGTGTTTTCGCTAGGCATGTTGGAGGTGGAGGAGTTTTGTGCATGTACACTGGTGTCCTTGACGACCTCCCTTTGAGGGATTTTTGTGCTAGCTGCATCACTCTGAGCTGTTGAGGCCTGCTCGAAACAAGCGCTGAATTTCTCCCTGAAATTAAATGATCTAAATGTTAACTTCCTTTTTCCAATCACACACAGTACTTTAACGGTTCGTTTGGTGTCTAGGATTGAATTGGATTAGATAATTCACTATATTCAAattaatccaataaaacaatCTTAAGCACCAAACGAACCTAAATATTTAAGATTGATGTAACCTCATATTTTTCAGGAAAAAGTTATGACAGCTGAAATATTTAAAATTCTTTCCAATTTTGTGCAATTATTAAGCTCTTTTTAATACAAACATTCTATAGAAACATTACAACAACAACCAGAACTAGCTTATAGCTTGGCATGTTTCAATGAAGAATATTATTACCTGAGATGCATGATGGCAGCAGAGCCTTGTGGCAACTTGTTCACTTGAGATTTTGCTGGTTTCCGGCGTGGTACTTCTTGACCTGCTGCCCCTGCCATGCCGCGTTGCAGCAGTTTAAGCCGTAACATTGACTGCAAAACaagcataataagcaaagtgAATATGCAGATGCATTGGAATTTGcacaaaaaggaagaaaatggttaCATATTTCAGACAACGTAAATTAAGAACTAAGCTTGTTTAAGAAAATTTGAGTTCAAATGATTGCAAATTAATTAACGCACTTGAATTCGCCCTTTGTGTGAAAATCTTGAAACTGCTCTGCGGTCTACAAGTGTGTCAAGCTCCCTATGCCGGTCACGCTCCAATTGCATAAGCAAATCCGCAAATGCCTGCCTGCCTCTGATCATCCTCGGCGAACTTATAACCTGAGAGAACCCTTTGTGCAGCTGCTCTGTCTGATCAACCCCAAAAGACCTCTCACGATCGCGCTCTCTAGACGGAGATGCATTGGCACAGGACTGCTGATCATGATCATTATCATCGCTTGGAGATGATAATGGACAGTGTGCTGTCATTGTCAACCGTTTAATGATATCCACAACCCGaaccttctctctttctctttctctttcccttGCATCTAAATTACTCCGGGCATCACTTGTGGCGCTTTCATCAGAATGTGTGTCCTCAATGGAATCCTCAGCAACCGGGCAAGTGTCATACCTTTCATCAACACAAACCGAGACCCCTGCTTCAGACTCTCTTGATAATTGCTTTTCGAAAACAGGTTGATTCGAAGCAACAGACTCATTGGAAGCACTGTATTCATTGAAAGTATAAAAAATGTTCTCATTCTCATTGAAGCTCAATCCAGAGTTAGACCTGCTCGTCTCTGTGCCGCCATTGGAACTCATCTTGAAACTGTTTGATAGGTTCAGCCTCTTCTCCCATATTTGAACCAGCGAAGAAGCTCCAACTCCCCGATTGGAAATATCCGCCAAGCTATCTGTCCTTGAAAGAGTCCCTTCCTTCATTGATGTCGATGTCCTCGTTGATGAAGGCGCGGAACTAGGCACTGACATAAGCTCTACCTCCTGGCTCTGCCTCTCCACCATTGCCATTGCTTCTTTCCCTCCTTGTCTCTCAGCCCATCGATCAAGAACCCGAGACTGCCTCGGGCTCATTGTCGAACAACCATCATCTCTTTCGACATTCTCTATGTTTTGGTCTTGGGAGTTGTTGCTTTCCTGGTCATTAGAGGCAGAGGTTGATGAGACAGAAATGCAGGTGGTGAGGTGATTCCTCACCAAGCTATTCAAATTCTTCTGAAAAGCAGCCTGCGTGGCCCTGGCATTGCTTTCTCTGCACCTGTCTCGCCGGTTGTGATCCCTTAACACGCACCCAAAAGGCGCGGTGGAGGCCATTTCAACTTGTGATGACGCCATCTCAGAATTCAAATGGTCTGATGCAATTActgtaattaattaaaactacaGAATTTTCAGAGGAGCCTGAAATCCAAACCAAAAGGAAGAAATTAAAGAACCCATATCGAAATTCGACAGGTGGGgagattgaaaacaaagaatccAACCTCACAAGAAAAATCTTGTATgtgaagagaggaagaaaatggaagaTCCCCAAAGAGTCTGGGACAGGAGAGAAACAAGCCACTGATTTCCCACGAGAACAGAGGAGCTTTTTTAGGAACAAAGTAATTTGTCACCCGCTAGTATAATACCTCATTCCTTGCAATTTTTGCCTATTTTTGGACAAGCTTTTTGTAGCAACCACCAATGCACAGACAGATAACACACAGAGTTGGCCTATtgctgtttaaaaaaaaaattaaaagacaaaaaatttgagattttgtGTGTATTGTTTTGTGGGTTTGCCTTGGATGTACCTAAATTTGAAGGATTGGGGAATCAGAGTATGAGATTCTAGGAAGCTAGATGTGAAAACAGAGGATGAAAAACAGAGGATGGAAACAGAGGAGGCCAGAGTTGCACTAATAAAACAGTGAGACAATTTGGTGAGGAAAAGTAGGGAttgaataagagagagagagagagagagagagagtgagagagggagATGTTGGTTTTTAGTTCGTTGGGAATGTAGGGTCATATGGTTGTTTCCTTTATTGCTCAGTCGGTCTGTCTTATTTTTTCTACCCATATTAACAGAAAAGAACGATTAGATTTAATTCGATTTAGGATACACGACTGAGATTAAAagtaagtaatttaaaaaatatggagGTAATCGAAAACACTCAATGCGTGTCCTTATTAGTTGTAACAGTGATCCATTGGAGTCAATGGTTATAAATTTTTGCTCCACTGTCAATGCCATTTTTGGAGCCCATTATTCAACGCACCATCCAATTTTTACCGTTGGTTTTGTATTTTCTTACCCTTTTAGGTTGGATTTTGTGACATTTCTTGGCTTCTAGCATGTCCGATGCAATATTCTAACACAAAATATTGCTACgtatgttgtggtctattttattaaagagagagagagagagtgcgcAAGAGAGGTGTAGAATGGCTTGAGGAATTTTGTACATGTTATTCCTCATTTTCAgtgtttttatttataataaactacaTAGAATTTCTTGCCTTGCAAGTAATACAATCATTAGCCTCTCAGCACGAGTTCACGCTCATGCAAGATACATTTTTGCCCCAAAGATGTGTTGTTTTAGATATTCTTATATTTCTTAAGTGGTTATTTTAtaaattgtgggtgtgtgtccATCACAAcaatttcttattattttcaatCATCTAACTTAGTCTTTTTGCATCCgccttttttacaaaaaaatgaaatttataaaTTGCACACTAACcattccacttttttttttctcttgttgTTTATTATGGTGtcatttttcttgtttggttggtAGAATTTGATTTCACGAACTGAACTATGCTTGGACATTATTATCATTTTGGTAATTACCGATTAACAACAAAAATTAAGTTAATCGGTGAAGCTAGAATTCTCTTATATCCATTAGTATCGTTTTACTCCTATATATTGTACAAGAAGAAAATCAAGAGTTAGGTTCCTTAAAATCAAGAGTTGGGTTCCTTACTCAATAAGGGATTAAAAATGGTGGATTTCATTTTCATTTACTATGATAATCGTGTTATCGTCATGCATGCCATATTGGCATATTGCCACGTTCGTTGAAGAATTTAGCAGcatatattccatccaatttGCACATATGTGAGTAATCTCTCATACAatttttactatttttcctttaaaacaaCAATGAAGATAAAATGGGAAAATAGAAACTATTTAAAAAATAGGAAAATATGATATGTAATTTCATTTCTAAATACATGCTGATAACATTTAATGtccttaaatcaaaattttcaaattcataAGGTTTCAGTTAAAGTTATAAACTAACTAGGGATGAACTCCTAATATATGAAACAAAGCAAAATATggacaatatatacatatgtaaaCATAGTGTCTATGTGTGAAATCAAAGCCATGCTTGCCACCCATTTGATTGCACTTGGTACTTTAGATTTTCATGGTTAATCTTCAAGCAATGATGATAAAATAAGAAGTCTAACTGATTAAGATGGGAATAATGCACAACTGATTAAGATGGGAATAATGCACTATAATGCACAATCCCAAATATAAAGGTTTTAGGCAATTTAACCTAAATACCTTTAACTTTGACAATTTTCCCATAGCAATACTTGTACTCCAGTTACTTTTAGAATACTGAAAGATAAATAATTTGTCAAGTTTGAGGTAACAAATTGTAATCATGTTTACAAAATCAAATAGTAAGAAATGTTACCTTAATCTTGTACTTCAACCTTTGTActttgacacaccctgacctggAAGGTCTATCTGGACTCCCGAAttgagttgtgctggccgacatcGGAAgttgacgaagccataaagtgtagtgatgtggaaaatgtgaataaattgaaAACCTAAAATTGCCTAAATGAAAGAGTGCgcttgtgagcgggaatgaactcatttcacatgtgatgttagaacataagtaaagtacagtagagtagcttgagaattataccatcgaaggcAACCTcctataccaagatttgccaagaattcttGTCGATACGAaagctcagctactaaaacttagaggggcgaaaaacaaaggtgagtgggcctaaaaataaagttttgtaaaaatcTTTTAACGTAATAGCccttcgccgtaaaacaagtatagtttctaaaatatacatactatgtatagtatgaaaatacttaccatagccTGCAATATCTTAAGAATTCAATACGTCACAATATTTCGTAAATAAACATATGACATTCATAAATCACATAATCTCGCACaaacaaacatatcatatcgatTGCTCATCAACATAtgttgacacacgagttcatgcaaagATATGCTGACACCCAATTTTGTTCACATCAGAATATCTtcgcatgaactcgtgtgtcggcatatgtcgatgagcatTTGATATCATATGTTTGTTTATGCGAGATTATGTGATTTACAGACGTTAGATGTTTATTTACGAAATATTGTGATGTATTGAATTCTTGAGTTATtgcaggctacggtaagtattttcatactatacttagtatgtatattttggaaactatactagTTTTATGGTGATGGGTTATTACGTTTTGAAAAgatttttacaaaactttatttttaggcctactcacctttgtttttccGCCTCTCCAAGTTTTAGTAGCTGAgttttcgtatcgacgaggattcttggcaaatcttggtataggagattaccttcgatggtataattctcaatcTACTAtgctgtactttacttatgttctgacatcacatgtgaaatgggttcattcacGCTTACAAGCGCACTCTTTCATTTAggcaattttaggttttaaatttattaacattttccacatcactacactttatagcttcgtcaccttctGGTGTCGGCCAACATAACTCAATTTGGAGTCCAGGTGGACCTTTCGAGTCGGGGTGTGTTAAATTTGAGACAGGTGTGATGCTTATAAAACTGACAAAAATgcaattttatttctatttaaaaATTGAATGCAATTTTAATTTATAGCATACTTCCATATGAATATAAGAGAAGAGTTACTGTATTTAGAAAAGTTGTTTGGTCACTATTAATCTTTTTCCTGcacccataatttttttttaaattttataatttgagataattaatttgtagaatgatatagaaaatgccattaaacataaataagtAAGAAATGGTGTTGTacctaatttgttttattttattccaAATACGTATGATGTGAGGAGTTGTTGAAGGTTTTCATTCTTCTACAGCCTTTTTCATGCGCCACCTATATATTAAAGATATATATAATGTTAGATTTCTTGTAACAAATTTAATAAAGAATTTAGAATACATACTGCTcatgcttcttctttttccacTCTTTGAGAATCAGTTGGCTTAGATCAGTAATTTTTACTCCGACATATATCTCCCAACCAGGTGTAAAAATAGAGACATGTCTGTTTGGGATCTTATCAATACGTAGTTCCTTCTTCATTTTTTGTGGGTATTCTTGTAAATATCCTCagaatgaaaacaaataattttttaaattaccatAACGCATTAAGATAATCAAAATTGAAACTCACAATCTAACCAAAATTTTTAAAACACACAATGAAGATTTCAAAGGAagatgtgacatcccacatcgcttaggggaatggatcatgtaagccttatatgtatattctcatttttACCTAGCAtaaggccttttaggagctcactgacttcaggtttcatcggaactccgaagttaagtgagttcaggcgagagcattcccaggatgggtgacccattggaaagttctcgtgtgagttcccagaaacaaaaccgtgagggcatggtcggagcccaaagcggacaatatcgtggtACGGCGAAGTCGAACccaagatgtggtgggggcccgggtcggggatgtgacaatttggtatcagagccaattccTGGCCGGAtgtgtgctgacgaggacgtcgggcccctaaggggggtggattgtgacttCCTACATTgtccaagggagtggatcttgtaagccttatatgtatattcccatctctacctagcacgaggctttttgggagctcactggctttgggttccatcggaactccgaagttaagcgagttcgggcgagagcattcccaagatgagtgacccactgggaagttctcgtgtgagttcccaaaaacaaaaccgtgagggcgtggtcggggcccaaaacggacaatatcgtgttacggcggagtcgagttcgggatgtggtgggggccgggccaggatgtgacaaagaagttaaaaaaacccaaatgaaaCTAAACCTAGGAATTCATACAATTACATATTATGCTTACATGGAAATGTGTAAAATGAGTACAATCATGCATGGAAAGGAAGTGAAAACCCACCAATCTTATACGACTGTGCTCCCATCACCATGCTTCTAGTATCCAATTAATGATAGCGCACATGCTAAAAATTGAAGGAGATGGGGATTGAACTTATATCATTtacaaacacaaaataaaaaatatcgaAGAAATAGAACAACTTAGAGAAGTGAAGAAGACATAGCAAAAAAATGGGGGTATAGGATTTGCCCACGTAATTGAAGGAGATAGGGAGTACATATAATAATATTGTAGCCGAAACAGAAAAATGGGAATGTACGTGGGAACTGGGAAGTTACTGCTTGGTAGTGGGAGACTTCACCGTTTTTTAAAAATTGACGACAACCTCTACCCCTTTTTCTCCCATGTtgcttcttattttttttttaatataattttgttaTATATTAATATCTCCTCCTAAAATGGAGCAGTTACGTTCctgttgttttatttgtttcttttttttttccaataaaacaaattttaatttttctgtttaaTATCTCTCTCCTAAAATGGAGAGCAGTTATTCACCATGtcgccttttttattttattttttaatatttctctCCTAAAAGGATGTTCAATACAATTATCTCTGATTTTAATATCTCATCCTAAAATGGAGGAGTTATTCACCACATccctttacttttatttttttctttttgtttaatataattttgtgaGATATTAATATCTCATCCTAATTGGAGGAGTTATCCACCATGTTTGGTTGTGAAGGAAACAAAGGGGCATTTTAGCTGTTTTCGAATGTTTCATCATTTTGTTGCTCTCGCTTCCTAAAATGGAGGAGTTATTCACCACGTCCCTTTacttttatttgtttctttttgtttaatataattttgtgaGATATTAATATCTCATCCTAAAATGGAGGAGTTATCCACCACGTCCTTTTATCTTATTTAATATAGTTTTGTGAGATATTAATATCTCATCCTAAAGTGGAAGAGTTATCCACCACGTCCCCTTGGCTAGGGATCTGCTATCTCCAAATTTGTGTCTCGTTTATGTTTCCTTTCTAATATTTCGACACGTGTCCTTATTTTTAACTCTTGGTTTAACAATGTCATtgttaaataatattaaataagtaaataatTAAAAGTTAGAAAGTAAAACCAATCATCACTCCCAATACCCATCAACTATTCAACATCAACACCAATCCTTCGGCCTGGAGAACCCTTCACCTTCCGAAgcctcattttctctctcctcGACTTTTTGTCTGTTCAATTTCCCAGCCCATCAAACAAcaaatttcatgtaaattttgGTTTGAGGAAGCAAGGAAGAGATCTGATCAATCAATATCAACTCGATTTGAAACGACTCGATAACAAAAAACTACGAGATCTTAATCGATGGGAATGCGGCTTTGACTCAATCCTCCTATGCTGCATCTCCGGTGAGAgatagaaaaagagagagagagagtggaaaAAAGCTTCAAGGACGGTGATAATTGTCGTCAACTTCGACCCAATACTTCCAAGGGGTGTTTGTTTTCCTTCACTAAAGTTCACTGGACTAGGCTGGACTAAGACTTAGTCCAGTCCCGTGTTTGTTCCCCATGGGGCTTAGAGTTAATGAGACTAGCTCTCACTCGCCCCGACTAAAACAGGGCCTAGCCAGTCTTAGCAAAGCCCCCCAAAAACCATGGGATTGCTAATCCCGTCTCCAAACTTAGGTAGAACGATCGCATGCAGCAAGGCTTGTGAACTGCAAATCTGCAGAAATGCTTCTGGGTGACTTTGTTTGCCAACCCATGTCTAGATCTGAAACCCAGCCACACCCACTACCTAATTCTCAACACCAAAATTCTTCCTTATtcccgaaaattcccaaaaaatttCGGAAATAATGgatagagaaagggagagagtagCTTTGGGACAAAGAGATATGGAGAGATAGAAAGGGAGGGGAGAGTAGCATGGGGACGATTTGCAAGAAGAATCATTTGAAGGATGTTATGTTGCAGGAAAAAAGATGGAGAAAAGAAGTGACGGGGACGAAATTAAAGAGGAAGAAAAGGGAAGAACtctctagagagagagaaataaaaaggaaaaagcttgatttagtaataaaatattattgaattaataataaaatattattagatgtgtattatataatataatattatagttaTTAGTTATCCTgttttttagtccgacactgcaccaaacgcatCACTAAAtcaatccagcttagtctagtctaagccagtctaaCTTAGTCCCTCAggttagtccagtccgagataatcCGGTACAACAAACGCACCCCCAGTGTTAAGTTTTGTtgtgtttattattttaattttctttaataaatTAGAAAAGTTAACGCTGTTAACTTTGAGTTAAGGCAAAGGACACGTTCAAAAATGAAAGAGGAGACATAGACGAGACACAAATTTGGGGACAACAGATCCCTAGCCTGTccctttacttttatttttatttttttcaaatacaGTTCTCTGTTCAGCATGGTTTTTTTACCAGTTTGTCctcgttttctgtttttttatatttggttGTGAAGGAAACAAAGGGACATTTTAGGAGTTTTCTAATGTTTCACTATTTTGTTgctctcactttatatatatagatagataTAGATGAAATAAAAGGGATAGATCTTCTTAGAAGCTAGTTCTCTATGCACGTCCTACACCACTTGTTCATAGAAGCTAATATACC
This genomic interval from Malus domestica chromosome 05, GDT2T_hap1 contains the following:
- the LOC103419836 gene encoding uncharacterized protein, yielding MASSQVEMASTAPFGCVLRDHNRRDRCRESNARATQAAFQKNLNSLVRNHLTTCISVSSTSASNDQESNNSQDQNIENVERDDGCSTMSPRQSRVLDRWAERQGGKEAMAMVERQSQEVELMSVPSSAPSSTRTSTSMKEGTLSRTDSLADISNRGVGASSLVQIWEKRLNLSNSFKMSSNGGTETSRSNSGLSFNENENIFYTFNEYSASNESVASNQPVFEKQLSRESEAGVSVCVDERYDTCPVAEDSIEDTHSDESATSDARSNLDAREREREREKVRVVDIIKRLTMTAHCPLSSPSDDNDHDQQSCANASPSRERDRERSFGVDQTEQLHKGFSQVISSPRMIRGRQAFADLLMQLERDRHRELDTLVDRRAVSRFSHKGRIQSMLRLKLLQRGMAGAAGQEVPRRKPAKSQVNKLPQGSAAIMHLREKFSACFEQASTAQSDAASTKIPQREVVKDTSVHAQNSSTSNMPSENTPSCNIDITEQKNATWVQTPLPCASNDLREVVSMSSKVTCQETSSVATNTSTDASKDLREEASPSSKVTSEGTSSVATNNLLAASEDLRDEASLSLKVTSQGSSPMARNTTPHASEDLREEASPSLKVTLQGTSPMARSTSPHGSEDLHEEASPSLEVILQGTSPMARKNSPHASEDLHEEASPSSKVTLQGTSSEARNNLPHTSEYLHEEASPGSEVIWQGTSSEARNLDVQETADATTSLVGWHEKEIEEQLEDDYQYYGDYTYDWINEISRPRSYWEDLRKAWYQEMLNSNSGKGEIRQLIERSTVSNFLASDFRDRIDRLMVSRLEIQAQPDGSQEGEDNDINHDRTNPLVSFLQQHHQNQQQQELQPAGSQEEQQVQEQKHQEDQNMTEEDDDEEEDDDEEGDDDKGGEERSLISAQYQEASDDFYQCTSLQPSPSHMTSWSYQDIEVGDNFGRAASTSPPRHFPSHSYYPNSRQGSQSPSLSYHQNHHHVSSPYHPSMEMEFIYDMRGQMEKLYREMSELRKVIKSCVDMQLVMQQSMKQEVHSGQAERKRSANGLPKKGNCCICHEVKVDSLFYRCGHMCTCLKCAHELQWNSGKCPICRAPIVDVVKAQMDY